A single window of Phyllostomus discolor isolate MPI-MPIP mPhyDis1 chromosome 13, mPhyDis1.pri.v3, whole genome shotgun sequence DNA harbors:
- the SIMC1 gene encoding SUMO-interacting motif-containing protein 1 isoform X2 — protein MEDFIVISDDSGSESSEGTRSGRARRLRRALSRTSGALPRRTVDFIDLTRESRPRPKDRGGICVIDLTTTEDEARPIATFDLTLEPVTPPQKESANPHTCPGLSSKEAREGRADRSSWPGARRIINSDPVDVDLWEETAFEDPQPSPSVSGDSVQLAEPNCSSTTFKGDLGFLAGLQPSSDVHPLSPVSNNGGGGSQRAPLVCPQQDAACPPQALLCPLRALPCLPRDSPCPPRASSCPPRALSCPSEAVQCQLQALPNLLQEVPCPQNGPCPPQDSSCHPQHSPSPPQDSHCPPQDSLGLPQGVPGPPPLISHPPDVAYLQGTPWSLGDMPRSPDVPQSSGDTSQLLRDVPQPPGDALQSPTDKPQTPTGMPQLPTDKPHSPADKPQSPRGTPQSPGKISHLPDVPHSPGDMPRWPGGGPDPPPDDAQNCDTPMDVSAPSSPSCAPSPQSPPSETSLHPVPWLSVTEAPARTEMALPGPADPGPAQVAPSALYNRPCLHRLKYFLRPPVHHLFFQTLIPDKDVRESKGQKLEPIPHRRLRMVTNTIEENFSLGTVQFLMDFVSPQHYPPREIVAHIVQKILLSGSEPADVLKEAYMLLMKIQQLHPANAKTVEWDWKLLTYVMEEEGQSLPGRVLFLRYVVQTLEDDFQQTLRKQRQHLQQSIANTVLSCDRQPHNVRDVIKWLFRAVTEGGLPPPLPGGHASAGAGVSKASSSHPSAQPALTKNTTQVVVCQLQRMLSIAVEVDRTPTCSSNKIAEMMFGFVLDIPERSQREMFFTTMESHLLRCKVLEIIFLHSCKTPTRLPLSLAQALYFLNNSTSLLKCQSDKTQWQTWDELVEHLQFLLSSYQHVLREHLRSSVIDRKDLIIKRVKPKPQQCDDITVVDVEKQIEAFRSRLVQMLGEPLVPQLRDKVHLLKLLLFYAADLNPDAEPAPERWGAP, from the exons ATGGAGGACTTCATCGTGATCTCGGACGACAGCGGCTCCGAGAGCTCCGAGGGGACCCGCTCGGGCCGAGCGCGGAGGCTGCGGCGGGCCCTGTCCCGGACCTCCGGCGCGCTGCCCCGCCGAACCGTG gacTTCATCGACTTAACCCGGGAGAGCAGACCGAGGCCCAAGGATCGCGGCGGGATCTGTGTGATCGACCTGACGACCACTGAGGACGAAGCCAGACCCATCGCCACTTTCGACTTGACCCTAGAGCCTGTTACTCCTCCCCAGAAGGAGTCGGCCAACCCTCACACGTGTCCCGGCCTCTCCAGCAAGGAGGCGAGGGAAGGGCGGGCGGACAGAAGCTCGTGGCCCGGGGCACGGAGGATCATTAACAGCGACCCCGTGGATGTGGACCTCTGGGAAGAGACCGCATTCGAAGACCCCCAGCCCTCTCCATCCGTCAGCGGGGACTCTGTTCAGCTAGCAGAGCCGAACTGCAGCTCGACCACGTTCAAAGGGGACCTCGGCTTCTTGGCCGGCCTGCAGCCATCTTCAGACGTCCACCCCCTCTCCCCGGTGAGCAATAATGGTGGCGGCGGCAGTCAGAGGGCGCCCTTGGTGTGCCCACAGCAAGATGCAGCTTGCCCGCCGCAAGCCTTGCTGTGCCCGCTGCGAGCCTTGCCGTGCCTGCCGCGAGACTCGCCATGCCCACCACGAGCCTCCTCGTGCCCACCCCGAGCCTTGTCGTGCCCATCAGAAGCTGTGCAGTGCCAACTACAAGCTTTGCCTAACCTGCTTCAAGAAGTGCCATGCCCTCAGAACGGGCCATGCCCACCTCAGGACTCATCGTGCCATCCTCAGCACTCACCAAGCCCACCTCAGGACTCACACTGCCCACCTCAAGACTCCCTGGGCCTACCTCAAGGGGTACCAGGCCCACCTCCACTCATATCACATCCACCAGACGTGGCATACCTGCAGGGCACACCGTGGTCACTGGGAGACATGCCACGGTCACCAGATGTGCCACAGTCATCAGGAGACACGTCACAGTTATTGCGAGACGTGCCACAGCCACCAGGTGATGCACTGCAGTCACCTACAGACAAGCCGCAGACACCTACAGGCATGCCACAGTTACCTACAGACAAGCCGCACTCACCTGCAGACAAGCCACAGTCACCAAGAGGCA CGCCGCAGTCACCTGGCAAAATCTCACACTTACCCGATGTGCCACACTCGCCTGGAGACATGCCACGCTGGCCAGGAGGCGGGCCCGACCCTCCCCCAGACGACGCACAGAACTGCGACACCCCCATGGACGTCTCGGCTCCCTCCTCTCCGAGCTGCGCCCCCAGCCCTCAGTCTCCGCCGTCCGAAACCTCCTTACACCCAGTCCCGTGGCTCTCGGTCACCGAAGCTCCGGCCAGAACGGAGATGGCCCTGCCGGGGCCCGCCGACCCCGGGCCCGCCCAGGTGGCGCCCAGCGCGCTGTACAACAGGCCCTGCCTGCACAGACTGAAGTACTTCCTGCGGCCGCCGGTGCACCACCTCTTCTTCCAGACGCTGATCCCCGACAAAGACGTGAGAGAG AGCAAGGGTCAAAAGCTGGAGCCCATCCCCCATCGAAGACTGAGGATGGTGACAAACACCATCGAAGAGAACTTCTCCCTGGGCACCGTGCAGTTCCTGATGGACTTCGTGTCGCCCCAGCACTACCCACCCCGCGAGATCGTGGCCCACATCGTGCAGAAGATCCTGCTCAGTGGCTCGGAGCCGGCCGACGTGCTCAAGGAGGCCTACATGCTCCTCATGAAAATCCAACA GCTCCATCCAGCCAATGCCAAGACAGTGGAGTGGGACTGGAAGCTGCTCACTTACGTCATGGAGGAAGAG GGGCAGAGCCTGCCGGGGCGAGTCCTCTTCCTGCGCTACGTGGTGCAGACGCTGGAGGACGACTTCCAGCAGACCCTGAGGAAGCAGCGGCAGCACCTGCAGCAGTCCATCGCCAACACGGTGCTCTCCTGCGACAGGCAGCCCCACAACGTCAG GGACGTGATCAAGTGGCTGTTCCGAGCGGTGACGGAAGGCGGGttacccccacccctgcctgggggTCACGCCTCGGCGGGAGCAGGCGTCTCGAAGGCCAGCAGCAGCCACCCCTCGGCCCAGCCGGCCCTGACGAAGAACACCACGCAGGT GGTCGTGTGCCAGCTGCAGCGCATGCTGTCCATAGCCGTGGAGGTGGACCGCACGCCCACCTGCAGCTCCAACAAAATCGCCGAGATGATGTTCGGGTTTGTGCTGGACATCCCGGAGAGGAGTCAGAG AGAGATGTTCTTCACCACCATGGAGAGCCACCTGCTGCGCTGCAAGGTGCTGGAGATCATCTTCCTGCACAGCTGCAAGACGCCCACCcgcctgcccctgtccctggcCCAGGCCCTCTACTTCCTCAACAACTCCACGTCGCTGCTCAAGTGCCAG TCGGACAAAACCCAGTGGCAGACGTGGGACGAGCTGGTGGAGCACCTGCAGTTTCTGTTATCCAGCTACCAGCACGTGCTGAGAG
- the SIMC1 gene encoding SUMO-interacting motif-containing protein 1 isoform X1, protein MEDFIVISDDSGSESSEGTRSGRARRLRRALSRTSGALPRRTVDFIDLTRESRPRPKDRGGICVIDLTTTEDEARPIATFDLTLEPVTPPQKESANPHTCPGLSSKEAREGRADRSSWPGARRIINSDPVDVDLWEETAFEDPQPSPSVSGDSVQLAEPNCSSTTFKGDLGFLAGLQPSSDVHPLSPVSNNGGGGSQRAPLVCPQQDAACPPQALLCPLRALPCLPRDSPCPPRASSCPPRALSCPSEAVQCQLQALPNLLQEVPCPQNGPCPPQDSSCHPQHSPSPPQDSHCPPQDSLGLPQGVPGPPPLISHPPDVAYLQGTPWSLGDMPRSPDVPQSSGDTSQLLRDVPQPPGDALQSPTDKPQTPTGMPQLPTDKPHSPADKPQSPRGMPQSPPRDVPQSLGGMPQSPVGAPQSPGKISHLPDVPHSPGDMPRWPGGGPDPPPDDAQNCDTPMDVSAPSSPSCAPSPQSPPSETSLHPVPWLSVTEAPARTEMALPGPADPGPAQVAPSALYNRPCLHRLKYFLRPPVHHLFFQTLIPDKDVRESKGQKLEPIPHRRLRMVTNTIEENFSLGTVQFLMDFVSPQHYPPREIVAHIVQKILLSGSEPADVLKEAYMLLMKIQQLHPANAKTVEWDWKLLTYVMEEEGQSLPGRVLFLRYVVQTLEDDFQQTLRKQRQHLQQSIANTVLSCDRQPHNVRDVIKWLFRAVTEGGLPPPLPGGHASAGAGVSKASSSHPSAQPALTKNTTQVVVCQLQRMLSIAVEVDRTPTCSSNKIAEMMFGFVLDIPERSQREMFFTTMESHLLRCKVLEIIFLHSCKTPTRLPLSLAQALYFLNNSTSLLKCQSDKTQWQTWDELVEHLQFLLSSYQHVLREHLRSSVIDRKDLIIKRVKPKPQQCDDITVVDVEKQIEAFRSRLVQMLGEPLVPQLRDKVHLLKLLLFYAADLNPDAEPAPERWGAP, encoded by the exons ATGGAGGACTTCATCGTGATCTCGGACGACAGCGGCTCCGAGAGCTCCGAGGGGACCCGCTCGGGCCGAGCGCGGAGGCTGCGGCGGGCCCTGTCCCGGACCTCCGGCGCGCTGCCCCGCCGAACCGTG gacTTCATCGACTTAACCCGGGAGAGCAGACCGAGGCCCAAGGATCGCGGCGGGATCTGTGTGATCGACCTGACGACCACTGAGGACGAAGCCAGACCCATCGCCACTTTCGACTTGACCCTAGAGCCTGTTACTCCTCCCCAGAAGGAGTCGGCCAACCCTCACACGTGTCCCGGCCTCTCCAGCAAGGAGGCGAGGGAAGGGCGGGCGGACAGAAGCTCGTGGCCCGGGGCACGGAGGATCATTAACAGCGACCCCGTGGATGTGGACCTCTGGGAAGAGACCGCATTCGAAGACCCCCAGCCCTCTCCATCCGTCAGCGGGGACTCTGTTCAGCTAGCAGAGCCGAACTGCAGCTCGACCACGTTCAAAGGGGACCTCGGCTTCTTGGCCGGCCTGCAGCCATCTTCAGACGTCCACCCCCTCTCCCCGGTGAGCAATAATGGTGGCGGCGGCAGTCAGAGGGCGCCCTTGGTGTGCCCACAGCAAGATGCAGCTTGCCCGCCGCAAGCCTTGCTGTGCCCGCTGCGAGCCTTGCCGTGCCTGCCGCGAGACTCGCCATGCCCACCACGAGCCTCCTCGTGCCCACCCCGAGCCTTGTCGTGCCCATCAGAAGCTGTGCAGTGCCAACTACAAGCTTTGCCTAACCTGCTTCAAGAAGTGCCATGCCCTCAGAACGGGCCATGCCCACCTCAGGACTCATCGTGCCATCCTCAGCACTCACCAAGCCCACCTCAGGACTCACACTGCCCACCTCAAGACTCCCTGGGCCTACCTCAAGGGGTACCAGGCCCACCTCCACTCATATCACATCCACCAGACGTGGCATACCTGCAGGGCACACCGTGGTCACTGGGAGACATGCCACGGTCACCAGATGTGCCACAGTCATCAGGAGACACGTCACAGTTATTGCGAGACGTGCCACAGCCACCAGGTGATGCACTGCAGTCACCTACAGACAAGCCGCAGACACCTACAGGCATGCCACAGTTACCTACAGACAAGCCGCACTCACCTGCAGACAAGCCACAGTCACCAAGAGGCATGCCGCAGTCACCACCAAGAGATGTGCCACAGTCACTAGGAGGTATGCCGCAGTCACCAGTGGGGGCGCCGCAGTCACCTGGCAAAATCTCACACTTACCCGATGTGCCACACTCGCCTGGAGACATGCCACGCTGGCCAGGAGGCGGGCCCGACCCTCCCCCAGACGACGCACAGAACTGCGACACCCCCATGGACGTCTCGGCTCCCTCCTCTCCGAGCTGCGCCCCCAGCCCTCAGTCTCCGCCGTCCGAAACCTCCTTACACCCAGTCCCGTGGCTCTCGGTCACCGAAGCTCCGGCCAGAACGGAGATGGCCCTGCCGGGGCCCGCCGACCCCGGGCCCGCCCAGGTGGCGCCCAGCGCGCTGTACAACAGGCCCTGCCTGCACAGACTGAAGTACTTCCTGCGGCCGCCGGTGCACCACCTCTTCTTCCAGACGCTGATCCCCGACAAAGACGTGAGAGAG AGCAAGGGTCAAAAGCTGGAGCCCATCCCCCATCGAAGACTGAGGATGGTGACAAACACCATCGAAGAGAACTTCTCCCTGGGCACCGTGCAGTTCCTGATGGACTTCGTGTCGCCCCAGCACTACCCACCCCGCGAGATCGTGGCCCACATCGTGCAGAAGATCCTGCTCAGTGGCTCGGAGCCGGCCGACGTGCTCAAGGAGGCCTACATGCTCCTCATGAAAATCCAACA GCTCCATCCAGCCAATGCCAAGACAGTGGAGTGGGACTGGAAGCTGCTCACTTACGTCATGGAGGAAGAG GGGCAGAGCCTGCCGGGGCGAGTCCTCTTCCTGCGCTACGTGGTGCAGACGCTGGAGGACGACTTCCAGCAGACCCTGAGGAAGCAGCGGCAGCACCTGCAGCAGTCCATCGCCAACACGGTGCTCTCCTGCGACAGGCAGCCCCACAACGTCAG GGACGTGATCAAGTGGCTGTTCCGAGCGGTGACGGAAGGCGGGttacccccacccctgcctgggggTCACGCCTCGGCGGGAGCAGGCGTCTCGAAGGCCAGCAGCAGCCACCCCTCGGCCCAGCCGGCCCTGACGAAGAACACCACGCAGGT GGTCGTGTGCCAGCTGCAGCGCATGCTGTCCATAGCCGTGGAGGTGGACCGCACGCCCACCTGCAGCTCCAACAAAATCGCCGAGATGATGTTCGGGTTTGTGCTGGACATCCCGGAGAGGAGTCAGAG AGAGATGTTCTTCACCACCATGGAGAGCCACCTGCTGCGCTGCAAGGTGCTGGAGATCATCTTCCTGCACAGCTGCAAGACGCCCACCcgcctgcccctgtccctggcCCAGGCCCTCTACTTCCTCAACAACTCCACGTCGCTGCTCAAGTGCCAG TCGGACAAAACCCAGTGGCAGACGTGGGACGAGCTGGTGGAGCACCTGCAGTTTCTGTTATCCAGCTACCAGCACGTGCTGAGAG